The Microcaecilia unicolor chromosome 3, aMicUni1.1, whole genome shotgun sequence nucleotide sequence tttcccaaactgtgtgccgcaGCAAATCAGGGCCGGCACAACCTGGTAAgcatggccggggggggggggggggggggtgccacaagccatgcttaccgccgtCACAGTTCCAGCCACAGCTGCCCGACCTCAACTCCCCCACAGCCCTCCTTTcgttcctgctgccctgcattttgtaaatcttttattttacctcaaaatcaaagcggcggcagcagcagtgaaagaagcaggctcgcctctagccttcccttctctctcagtgtatGGGTGTTTGCAAGTTACGGGTAGGCTGAGAAACCAACGTTTTTTCtctattttgagttttttttttacattggtttgTTATGCTCCCGCTGCAATAAAAGAAATAAGGACCGATGATAGGAACAAAGCTCCAGTTATAAGCAGTGGCGCTCTTTGAAAAAAGAAAGAGCGATTATTCTTTGCAGAATAGCCAAGCTTGGAAGCGTCGAGGTCCTGGGTTGATAAATCAGTAACTTTATACATATGCTGAGAGAGGAGTATCCAAACACCATTTGGTAAAATTATAAAGAAATTGTAGTGATCTCCAATAGATAAaacagtataccatgccatattttgtattgttagttgaatatttttactgctttaactgcctattgctcatgtttgatctattcttactgtacaaggccttgagtgaattccttcaaaaaggcggtaaataaatcctaataaataaattgtctgcACTCATCCACTGGCCCCTATCTTAACTCTGCCATCAGTCTCCACAGCCCATTTATATACTAAAAACTCTACCTTTTTCATTCTGGGTCCACTTTTCTGGAAATGAGCTGTAGATCTGCAGCTTGTGTTGTGTGATAGTGGAATGGCAGAATACACTGGTCTTCTTTCCTCTACCTGTTTTCTGTCACTTCTCTTTTCTTCTATTTTATATGTGATAGAGTGTTTTTTCATATCAAATTGCTAAATAGGATTTATGTTTGTTAGAATTTGAAATATATCTAGAAACCACAGCAAGATGgttcacaaacaaacaaaaaaatagccACTACAGAATTAGGGGAATGTGtataaaaggtaaaaaataaGTTTGGTAgcataaattggggggggggggggggggggggagacagaagcCTAGTGATTGGACAAGCAAAGCTAAAGGGGCAAATGAAAAGCACAGGGTCAAGAATAGAGTCCTTGGGACCCTAAAGGTATAGGTAGAGATCATCTGAGACAAGGAAAAAAATGTCCTATTTTCAAGATATGACAGAAACCAATAGTAGATGCTACTGGAAACGTGAAAATCGTAGACCTGCTGATGGAGAATGGTACGGTTAACTAAATCAAAGCCTCTTTAGACTTATCTGCTGCCTAAGAGATCATCTCTGCCTGTATCTAAATTTACCTTAAAACTAAAAACACACTCAACAGAATGATGTGAACAAAATACAGTTTGTATTGGATGAGAGCATTCATTTTTTTCCAGTCAGTCAATCGAGCAGCTACCAGTTTCTCTGCCACCTCAGACACAAATAAGTTGGAGATGGGATGCAGCTAATCTTAGGTTTCTGTAAGATGAGTATGGGCAATCGCTTGTTTCCTTTCATCAGGAACAGTAGCCAGAACAGAATGTAAATAAGGCAGAAGGGCATCAAGGACTTATCTGAGCAAATGAACAGGTGGTGGATTCTTAAAAGATGAAAGCTTCAACATAGGTACACTCCTAGATACCTCTAACATGGTTGGAAAATTGAATTCTGAGAGTGACCAGAGTATATAATCTGGTGAGGATGGTGCTATAAATCCAGCTAGAGCAGAAGATTTAAAAGTAGCTCTTAAACTGTTAACTATGTCAGCGAAGCTATTTGCAAACTGATCTACAGTGAAGTTATTCAGAGGTCTAATGATTTTAAACAACTGTGAAGCGTTGGTACCTTGCTGAAGAACAGAAAGTGTTGCTTTTTAGCAACAGCTATTTCAATTTCATAAAACTCGGTCTGGTCAAGAAAAGAAGTTTGATTAGTGACCAATGGGAGTTTTATGCCAAACCTTTACTGCACAGTGTAATTGAGATCGCTTTGGCTTCCTGAATGTTTTTATTTCTGTGACTGCCTAATCCAAAGCAGATTACAGAATAAGATTATTCAGGTAGCTGAGCAAGTTCAAACTCACTAGAGCCTCACAATGAAATACAAAAGTGCCTGGATCAAGCTCTTTCGATCTGCAGTACAGAGATTATGTAGACAGACCACTTATGTATCCCGAGATCTCAATGTGCAAGACTCAAAGAGTGGCATATTTCCACTCCCATGTTATAGTGCACCCACATGGATGATATTTTTCCCTCTTACTTTAGCCACTAGCAACTACACAGATGGCACCACCAGCAGCCCTCCCTAGTTCTTCACTTACCATTGtagtcaaaggaaaaaaaatgcaaatgagaatttacaccagtagcatccaaatatttaatactattttaaaacatttctcaTGCTAAATGCAGCATTGAGAAAAGTTAGTAAATCATGCAGCAGGCACCAATATAAAACATTCTAAAATAAAGTTATTCTACTTCAGACATATCACCAGTGTACCTGAATCTGCGGTAGACAACTTTCAGGTGCCTCATGCGGCCAGTACCAGTGGTATTGCGCCTTTTGGCCTTAGCACTCCAATTATCTAGAAaacaatttgtaaaaaaaaaaaaaaaaagcgttagCCCTAAACTGTACCAAAAGGCAAagatttttttcttattatttttaccaTCTCAAAGTCACAGAAAGGTATATTTAGCACACAGAAGTACAGAGAAAAACATCTTGACAATTATATTAGACACAAATTATTCACATATTATTTTGCAAGTATTACATCCTTTATCTCCCTCAGCAGCCTATTCCACCTTATCCTGGATGCCTCAAGGGGCACTTGCTAGCTTAAGACTAGAAGAGCTTTTCTTTCAAGGTATATTCTCACTGTTGCCTGAAGTTagagtcagtaaaaatgtattGACTGGCCCCAGTTTCAAAATAAACTTACATTATATGGTAAatcatttaaaaatttttatagCATTTATTATCAGTAGGAGTTGGAGACAAACAGTATAAAACTAAAGGAGTCGAAGGTTTGGTGTGCCAACTCCACAGCCTTGCTAGCAGTTACTTCCTTCCCTCTATATACTACCTGCATGGCATGCCAAGGCAACTGAATAGTCCTAAAAGATGCAGGATCCAACTCATATATGCAGAAGTTTTTGTGGTGACTGAAATCAGGATTCACATCCTATATTCAGTATTTAATTACAATGCAGGGCAGGACAAATATAAATTAAGGATAATAgaacagagaaaaaacaaaacaagaatacAGTAACATAATTTCTCTTACAAATAGCATAGCTGTTGCTCAGGAAAAAAAGAAGTCCAAAAACTATCACAATTCATCATGATTAAAAATTTTGATCACAACTAATCACAATGTTAATTGCTGCCAGCTAAAGACAATATTCAGCACACTACCCAGTTAGCAAATGGGTAAAGTTAGGATGGCAAAAGCTAACTGGACTAGCTAAAACAGTAGCAAGTTGAATAGTGGGGAAGAtaatccttccccccctcccctatgAGCATCGGCATAGAAGAACTCCTGAAGCTCCCCTAGGAGGTTCCCTCCCACCTGCAGTCACCCCACCTCCTACCTTAGGAATACCTGATGGTCTAGGCTAGGGCAGGTAAGAGGGATCTCTAGTCGCTCCTGCCTAAGTAGGCCCCATGTTCAAAATAGCAGGCACAACCTGGAGCAGTAGTGTCGTGGTACATTTGCTAGAGTCCAGACACCTAGCTGTCCAGACTACTGCTACAGGTCGCTCCCACCATTTTTAATTCAGAACCAGCACAGGCAGGGGATCTCTCCTACCTGCCCTAGGCCCCTGGGCAGCCTTAAAGTAGGCCCatggaaaatggggggggggggggggggggggggtcagcattaACAGCAATTATCAATGGCACTAAAACAAATTTTGAAACTTTTGATTGCCAATTAGAATAACCTGAGACACTATGAAATCATTTTAAAGCAACTGTAAAAGGTGGATAAGTACTACACTGATACTATGACAtacaagggaaaaaaaacccctccagaTGGCATTAGCAGTTCTGCAACAGAAGGCCCTACCTTTCCAGATCAAGAGTATAAGTACCtctgtacatagtaacatagtagatgacggcagaataagacctgcacggtccatccagtctgcccaacaagataaactcatatgtgtataccgtaccttgatttgtacctgcctttttcagggcacagaccgtacaagtctgcccagcagtatttcccgcctcccaagcaccagtcccgcctccaatctccggctctggcagaccgtatgccctccactatcctcgcctcccaactaccaacctctcttcccccacctgctccgccacccaattttggctaagcttctgaggatccattcctactgcacaggattcctttatgcacatcccacgcatgtttgaattccattaccgttttcatctccaccacctcccgcgggagcgcattccaagcatccaccaccctctccgtgaaaaaatacttcctgacatcttttttgagtctgacCCAAGCCCAAAGTAAATAACCATGTAATATTATGCTATCCTAAAGCCATTCAAGCTTGCTATACAACATGTAAAAGGACACTTGAAACCCATACACTATCTTGTGAAAGCTATTTAACACCTCCATCAAGCATAACTTACACTTTCTTTTGCGCTTGGCTGGATATCCACATTTGCCGCAGGTAGACTTCTGGAGATGGTAAGCCTTGGATCCACAGCGACGGCACAGTGTGTGCGTCTTGTTGCGACGTTTACCGAAAGATGAGGTTCCCTTTGTCTGAAAAGTACAAGACACTCAAATCTTAAATAATTGTGCCTCGGCTTTGTCTATTGGTTATACCTATAATGTTTTGAACTCTGCAGCCCCTACATTTATCTCAGTAAATACTAAAATCATTTATGATTTCATATGTTCAGACATTTTGAACATCATCATAGATAAATATAAACGGCTACAGAGTCCTATAAACAAGTATCTGATCTAGAAAATTCGCGGATATGTAGCTTCCTAAAAACAGTATTTTCCAGTTATGTAACTTACAGCTTAGCAGCAACAGAAGGACTAACACTTCCAGTCCCTAGAGCAGTGGGTCAAAGCATAGGTAGCAAATGGAAATACCACTACACCATGCTTCCGCCAGGAACAACTGAGGTATGTGACCAGACCGGGCAACAAACACCGGTCTATTTGTGCATCCCATCCTGGCCTAGATTCAGGCCTCTGCCTCTTGTCTAGATCCATTAGCATACAATCGATGCTCTGGCGACAGTGCTTCAGTTGCTGGAACTGAACCCGTAGGGACACTACAGCTACTCCTTGAGCCACAAGGGTGCAAGGACGCTAGAACACCAAGATGTTCACGGATTCAGAACAACCTCTACGGCCCCCACCATAAACTCACCATCTTCCTCCAACAGCAGAGACACGATAGAGACCGGAAGCAAGCAAATACTTCCGCTAAATCCTACCAGCACTTCCGGGAGCGGGTTCTGTAAAAATATGGTACAAGCTGAGGCCTGCTGTTGCTAGTTGGACGGGTTTCCAGCTAAACTGGGCTACTTTTgaatgctggaagctgaaaaagTTTGCCGTTGGCAAGTTGCGGTTTTTCTTTTAGCCTGTATTCTCTATTCAACGAGTGCTCTTCCGGCTGTTTCTCTCTGCATTTCAAGCCTCTTTCTGGGGCACCTCTTCTTGCGTTCCAAGCTTCTCTTTCTGGTGCTCTCACAGCGTCCATCACAGGAAGGTTACgtgaacaggagacagcatgacgtcaaaaagctgaagccgtcTCTCCCACgcagccgccatcttggtacacccaagaCAAAGCAAGCAAAGCTATCTGCTGATGCTGCAGCAGCTGCATCCACGCTGTCGttgtttattgttggtagcatttatatttgatctcacttatattttcaaacatgctgggtTGTGCAGCATAgaaatgtacacagaggaactgtTCATCGGTTAGAGTTGTAATTTGTTCTGAATTGTAATccgtgtgtcatttggaggggctagttatatGGACTGATATAGCAGGCGTTGTAttggtgcagagatgttttcacctagtaaaggcccaccaaaacagacattatggtatgagaatcaggtgctcaacattcattCAGAGTTTCTGTTTATAAACACAAtggctttttttaaaaacactaaTTAAGTTGAAACTTGGGAACatttagcattttttttcttgtggatACAtcaaaagatggtatgtgggaacttgcacCGTTTGTTTTGTGGGTGGAATGCAGTTGTACATTATTAAAAtacacttgatttttttttattactactatttcaaagacaggtattgaataatgagggagcttctttcatgcagaagttctgtccagagtcaatcTAAATGTAGCAATATTTTCTAGTTAATGTATATATTAATTTCTTTTGgttgtaaaatacatttttaaaaaatcgttgGCTCCCAGCTGTGTGCATTTTATTATGCAAGCAAACAATAcaccgccaaaatacaaaatacggtagcaagcagcacactattagccaccaagtttgtacaaaattaattatgttcagtggaaaataaatcttggCTGCCTGCTttatggtagggttaccatattttgtcccccaaaaaggaggacacatgccccgccccctttcacaccccaccccgtcccctttcacgccctcgctccaccccctcacattttcccctcccccctgtcacacaccccatcactccccctccccttaccttactactgccctggtggtctagtggcctcttcggggtctcgcgaggtcacttcaactctcggcggccattttgaattggccccgagatcacgaacaggaaggatgcatgcagggcagcgctctgggcaggaaagagggggctctttcctgccccgaaggcggaagaggtcactagaccaccagggcagtagtaagtaaggggaggggaggctagcaatctgcccgtttgtccggattgtccgggtaaatccggacatatggtaaccctacctcagtcaccagattcagcacttcttgcacagataatgtgttgttgcAAGGTGCTCCGTAAACCACGAGCAGTCACATTGGTTCCTTATCACCCATTTACCAATATGAAAGAACACAATCATTCAAGAACAGTCACATCACTGTATCCTAAACTGCAGGGGGGCTGCCTGCCATCCCTGGTAGTTTCCCTACATTATTgtgacccctcccccactcctgggttcaaaaaggatatagtctGAGCCGAGTGTTTCACCCAGAgcagaagaagggcacaaaaaaaacttATAAATCACAATTGATTAATAAAAGTTCACTTTATTCTAATAAGCACTTAAATGAACACAATAGATTCCACCCCTCAGTAGCCTTAACCTTACATTTCTTTATTTCCCATAGGTTCCTCTATTCTCTATAAGGCTCAACTTCAGAGTAACTTCACATCAGATAAGTAGCAGTTTAATTTTCTAAACTAAAGTTTAAACATGCATGCAACAGATTATATTCTAATATGAGTCCCTTATATAGAAttaattctttgtttcttttcttctttttcaggtttTGGTTTTTCCTCCGGAGACTTCAAGGTAAGTatactatttttctttttattctattAAAGTTCAAAAGGATACTTTTATTTACGTTCCCTCAGCAGGCTTTGtatcttctctcttcttccaaTCGTTGGGTACCATAAGTCTGCTGCAGAGTTGAACCCTGGCCAGGGTACAGGAACCAGGAACGAAGACACCTACTACTCTAAtctataaataaatcaataacccTAAAATCTAACTGATCCCTACAATACAGATGCCCACTGCGCACATTTCCTatctagctttaaaaaaaacatataattattAATCCCTACTCTATTTACCTCCCCCCATCAGAATTTAAACAACATCAGCGTATGCTAAGTAGTTCTTTACAATTACAGggttgaaatttttaaaaaacccttttTCTCTATAATCAATTAGAAACTTTCACTTTCAGGTAAGCTTTTCACTTTTTAACTCTTTTTCAACCATTTATATTCTCTAGAGTTCTGAAGTGCTAGCAAGCTACCATTAGCTCAGGACCCCTTTCTCAGAGAGCCCAGAACACATTAATCTGAGGGCAAGATTGAGGAATTTAATTCATCTACAAGCCCAACTCCCAGTCAGTCATCAATTTTTTCCCTAAAGCCCTTTGAAACGCGGCGGGCTTTCAAATTAAATGTACCACTT carries:
- the RPL37 gene encoding 60S ribosomal protein L37 — encoded protein: MTKGTSSFGKRRNKTHTLCRRCGSKAYHLQKSTCGKCGYPAKRKRKYNWSAKAKRRNTTGTGRMRHLKVVYRRFRNGFREGTTPKPKRAAVAASSSS